One region of Vitis vinifera cultivar Pinot Noir 40024 chromosome 1, ASM3070453v1 genomic DNA includes:
- the LOC100258696 gene encoding protein NRT1/ PTR FAMILY 4.6, with the protein MEEGNQQHRWEGYVDWRGRPALRGRHGGMLAASFVLGVEILENLAFLSNASNLVRYLSDYMHFSPSKSANNVTNFMGTAFLLALLGGFLSDAFFTPYHIYLISAVIEFLGLIVLTIQARSPSLKPLECKKGTADTSCQVLSGGKAGMLFVGLYLVALGVGGIKGSLPAHGAEQLDESTPQGRKQRSTFFNYFVFCLSCGALIAVTLVVWVEDNKGWEWGFGIATISIFASIPVFLGGSATYRNKIPSGSPLTTIFKVLIAATLNRSPSNAVASMATSPSYPTQNSKEPEEENGKAIVPAQTPTESLGFLNRAVVNKPVYKAVECTVQQVEEVKIVIKILPIFACTIMLNCCLAQLSTFSVQQAATMNTKLGSLKVPPASLPIFPVLFMMTLAPIYDHFIIPFARKVTKTEMGISHLQRIGIGLVFSIIAMAVAALVEVKRKRVASNLGLIDSTEQLPITFFWIAFQYLFLGSADLFTLAGLMEFFFTEAPTGMRSLATSLSWASLAMGYYLSSVIVSIVNNFLGSLNHRPWLSGRKLNHYHLERFYWLMCVLTGLNFLHYLFWACRYKYRSTGATKYQVTNYQST; encoded by the exons ATG GAAGAAGGGAACCAGCAACACAGATGGGAAGGCTATGTGGATTGGAGGGGCAGGCCTGCACTCAGAGGCCGCCATGGTGGCATGCTTGCAGCTTCCTTCGTCTTGg GTGTGGAGATCCTAGAGAACTTAGCATTTTTGTCAAATGCAAGCAACCTGGTGCGATACCTGTCGGATTACATGCACTTCTCTCCCTCGAAATCAGCCAACAATGTCACAAATTTCATGGGAACAGCCTTCCTTCTTGCCCTTCTTGGAGGCTTCTTATCCGATGCTTTCTTCACTCCTTATCACATCTACCTGATAAGTGCAGTTATTGAATTTCTG GGTCTGATTGTGCTGACAATACAAGCGAGGTCACCTTCTCTAAAGCCACTGGAGTGCAAGAAAGGAACAGCAGACACTTCATGCCAGGTGTTGAGTGGCGGAAAAGCGGGAATGCTGTTCGTAGGCCTGTATCTGGTGGCGCTGGGTGTGGGAGGGATAAAGGGGTCTCTGCCTGCCCATGGGGCTGAGCAATTGGATGAGAGTACTCCCCAGGGAAGGAAGCAGAGATCAACCTTCTTCAATTACTTTGTCTTCTGTCTCTCATGTGGGGCTCTAATTGCAGTGACGTTGGTGGTGTGGGTTGAAGACAATAAGGGGTgggagtgggggtttggaatTGCTACTATTTCAATCTTTGCATCCATTCCAGTCTTCCTTGGTGGCTCTGCTACTTATAGGAACAAGATACCTTCTGGAAGCCCACTTACAACCATTTTCAAG GTATTGATTGCTGCCACACTCAACAGAAGCCCAAGCAATGCAGTTGCAAGCATGGCAACAAGCCCTTCTTATCCAACCCAAAATAGCAAGGAaccagaagaagaaaatggcAAAGCAATAGTGCCCGCTCAAACGCCCACAGAATCACTTGGCTTCCTCAACAGAGCAGTGGTAAACAAGCCAGTTTACAAAGCAGTAGAATGTACAGTTCAGCAAGTAGAGGAGGTAAAGATTGTGATTAAGATCCTCCCCATTTTTGCTTGCACCATCATGCTAAACTGCTGCCTGGCTCAGCTCTCAACATTTTCTGTCCAACAAGCTGCCACCATGAACACAAAGCTTGGTTCTTTGAAAGTTCCGCCAGCTTCCCTCCCTATTTTCCCTGTACTCTTCATGATGACACTTGCACCAATCTACGACCATTTCATCATCCCATTTGCCAGGAAAGTAACCAAAACCGAAATGGGCATCTCTCATCTGCAACGAATTGGGATTGGTCTAGTCTTCTCCATTATAGCCATGGCAGTCGCAGCTCTAGTTGAGGTCAAGCGTAAGAGAGTGGCTTCCAACTTGGGGCTAATCGACTCCACTGAACAACTACCCATCACATTCTTTTGGATTGCCTTCCAGTACTTGTTCCTTGGATCAGCAGACCTTTTCACCTTGGCTGGGTTGATGGAATTTTTCTTTACAGAAGCACCCACAGGAATGAGATCTTTGGCAACATCTCTCTCATGGGCCTCTTTGGCCATGGGGTACTATCTCAGCTCAGTGATCGTATCCATAGTTAACAACTTCCTAGGCAGCTTAAACCACAGGCCATGGCTATCTGGTAGGAAATTGAATCACTATCATCTTGAAAGATTCTACTGGCTGATGTGTGTGCTAACTGGACTGAATTTCTTGCACTATCTCTTCTGGGCCTGTCGGTATAAATACAGATCCACAGGAGCTACCAAGTACCAAGTGACAAACTACCAAAGTACATAA
- the LOC100853141 gene encoding putative pentatricopeptide repeat-containing protein At5g40405: protein MSSLRCIVKHPTISMVEPCTTLRELKQIHTQLLINGLLNDPQLVGQFVASIALNNPNNLHYSNQVLDNSQNPTLFTFNSMIRAHSKSSTPHRSFHFYSRILHSAGYLAPDNYTFTFLVRTSAQLLAHGTGSSVHGAAVKYGFEYDPHVQSGLIYMYAELGGLDACHRVFSSICEPDLVCQTAMVSACAKMGDVGFARKLFDKMSHKDPIAWNAMISGYVQCGQSREALSLFNLMQREGVKVNEVSMVSVLSACSHLGALDQGRWAHAYIERNKLRMTLTLGTALIDMYAKCGNMNKAMEVFWGMKEKNVYTWSSAIGGLAMNGAGEKCLELFSLMKQDSVQPNEITFVSVLRGCSVVGLVEEGRKHFESMSKVYGIEPRLEHYGCMVDLYGRAGHLDEALNFINSMPVRPHVGAWGALLNACKIYRNMEMGELASRKIVELEAKNHGAYVLLSNIYADSKDWDRVSNVRQTMNVKGVRKQPGCSVIEVGGEVHEFFVGDKSHPRYAEIQVMLGEISRRLKLSGYVANTNPVFFDIEEEEKEDALCMHSEKIAIAFGLISLSPDVPIRIVKNLRVCWDCHDATKMISKAFNREIVVRDRNRFHHFRDGECSCKGYW from the coding sequence ATGAGCTCTTTAAGATGCATTGTGAAACACCCAACCATTTCTATGGTAGAGCCATGCACCACGTTGAGAGAGCTGAAGCAAATTCATACCCAACTGCTCATTAACGGTCTTCTTAACGACCCTCAGCTTGTAGGCCAATTTGTAGCCTCCATAGCCCTCAATAACCCCAACAATCTCCATTATTCCAATCAAGTCCTTGATAACTCTCAGAACCCAACCCTCTTCACCTTCAACTCTATGATTAGAGCCCACTCCAAAAGTTCAACCCCTCATCGAAGCTTTCACTTCTATAGCAGAATTCTTCATTCCGCTGGCTATCTTGCCCCCGATAACTACACTTTCACGTTCTTGGTTCGTACCTCTGCTCAGCTATTGGCGCACGGGACTGGTTCGTCTGTACATGGTGCCGCTGTGAAATATGGGTTTGAGTATGACCCACATGTTCAAAGTGGGTTGATTTACATGTACGCAGAATTGGGTGGCTTGGATGCTTGCCATCGGGTGTTTTCATCAATTTGTGAGCCAGATTTGGTGTGTCAGACCGCAATGGTGAGTGCATGTGCCAAGATGGGAGATGTTGGTTTTGCTCGGAAGCTGTTTGATAAAATGTCCCACAAGGACCCTATTGCATGGAATGCAATGATTTCGGGATATGTGCAATGTGGGCAGTCAAGAGAGGCATTGAGTTTATTCAATTTAATGCAAAGGGAGGGCGTGAAGGTGAATGAGGTGTCCATGGTCTCAGTTTTATCTGCATGCTCGCACTTAGGTGCATTGGATCAAGGGAGATGGGCTCATGCTTACATAGAAAGGAACAAGCTTCGAATGACTCTGACACTGGGAACAGCCCTCATTGACATGTATGCGAAATGTGGGAACATGAACAAAGCCATGGAAGTCTTTTGgggaatgaaagaaaagaatgtATACACTTGGAGTAGCGCCATTGGCGGGTTAGCCATGAATGGAGCTGGTGAGAAGTGTCTAGAGCTATTTTCCCTCATGAAACAAGATAGTGTTCAGCCCAATGAAATCACGTTCGTTTCAGTTTTAAGGGGCTGTAGTGTGGTTGGACTGGTTGAGGAAGGTCGTAAGCATTTTGAGTCAATGAGTAAAGTATATGGGATTGAGCCTCGGCTTGAGCATTATGGCTGCATGGTTGATTTATATGGTCGAGCTGGTCACTTAGATGAAGCTTTGAACTTCATCAATAGCATGCCCGTGAGGCCTCATGTGGGTGCATGGGGAGCACTACTTAATGCCTGTAAAATCTACAGAAATATGGAAATGGGTGAACTTGCATCGAGAAAGATAGTAGAGCTAGAGGCCAAGAATCATGGTGCCTATGTGCTGTTGTCTAACATTTACGCTGATTCCAAGGACTGGGACAGGGTGAGTAATGTGAGGCAGACAATGAATGTTAAAGGTGTGAGGAAGCAGCCTGGATGTAGCGTTATAGAGGTTGGTGGTGAAGTTCACGAGTTCTTCGTTGGGGATAAATCCCACCCAAGATATGCTGAAATCCAAGTAATGCTGGGAGAGATCTCTAGGAGGCTGAAATTATCAGGGTATGTAGCTAACACAAACCCTGTGTTTTTTGacatagaagaagaagagaaagaggaCGCTTTGTGTATGCATAGTGAGAAGATTGCCATTGCTTTCGGTTTGATCAGTTTGAGTCCAGATGTGCCCATTAGGATTGTGAAGAACCTCAGGGTTTGTTGGGATTGCCATGATGCCACAAAAATGATCTCCAAAGCTTTTAACAGAGAGATTGTTGTGAGGGATAGGAACAGATTCCATCATTTCAGAGATGGGGAGTGTTCTTGTAAGGGCTATTGGTGA
- the LOC100253553 gene encoding aldehyde oxidase GLOX has protein sequence MSLIKFLSLMPLSTFGFDISTPSSNNGGSWFLLHSSIGISAMHMQILHNNKIIIFDRTDFGASNLSLPDGHCRSDPNDMALKVDCTAHSLLYDVLLNSIRPLMLQTDTWCSSGSVIADGTLIQTGGYNDGERVARTFTPCNDDQCDWKELPEYLSVRRWYASNQILPDGRIIVVGGRNAFSYEFFPKNTLNSTSQPNYYLKFLKDTRDPKEENNLYPFLHLLPDGNLFIFANKRSISFDYTQNRVVKEFPVIPGEDSRSYPSTGSSVMLPLRLTSGNQSQSPEVEILVCGGAPKGSYSKAERGTYISASKTCGRIKVTDPNPKWVMEQMPMPRVMSDMIILPTGDVLLINGASNGTAGWEDGRNPVLNPVLYRSYASDPSQRFWVLNPSRTPRMYHSGAVLVPDGRVIVGGSNPHRVYNFTAYPYPTELGLEAFSPPYLAPRYSYLRPSILSIETPQNVLLYRGSFSISLTLSLYLRSRGIEVMIMTPSFTTHSFAMNQRAVVLNVTSMAQLSLFAYKLVVSGPQKTAIAPPGYYMLFVVHAGTPSQGVWVKVQ, from the coding sequence ATGTCTCTCATCAAATTCCTCTCTCTCATGCCTCTGTCAACCTTTGGTTTTGATATTTCGACCCCGTCCAGCAATAATGGAGGCAGTTGGTTTCTTCTGCATTCGAGCATAGGCATATCCGCCATGCACATGCAGATTCTTCACAACAACAAGATCATCATTTTCGACCGGACCGATTTCGGAGCTTCCAACCTCTCTCTCCCCGACGGACACTGCAGGAGCGACCCCAACGACATGGCTCTCAAGGTCGATTGCACCGCTCACTCTTTGCTTTACGACGTCCTTCTTAACTCTATCCGCCCTCTCATGTTGCAAACCGACACCTGGTGTTCCTCGGGCTCCGTCATAGCCGACGGCACTCTCATCCAGACCGGTGGATACAACGACGGCGAGCGCGTGGCTCGCACTTTCACGCCTTGCAACGACGACCAATGCGACTGGAAGGAGCTTCCGGAGTACCTCTCCGTCCGGCGGTGGTACGCTTCTAACCAAATTCTCCCTGATGGGCGTATCATCGTGGTCGGAGGTCGGAACGCCTTCAGCTATGAGTTCTTTCCCAAGAACACCCTTAATTCTACTTCACAGCCCAATTACTATCTGAAGTTTTTGAAAGACACCCGAGACCCCAAAGAAGAGAACAATCTTTATCCATTCTTGCACCTCTTACCGGACGGCAATCTCTTCATCTTCGCCAACAAACGCTCAATCTCGTTTGACTACACCCAAAACCGCGTAGTCAAAGAGTTTCCGGTGATTCCTGGAGAAGACAGCCGCTCCTACCCCAGCACCGGATCGTCGGTGATGCTCCCACTCCGTCTAACCAGCGGCAACCAGTCTCAGTCTCCGGAAGTTGAGATTCTGGTGTGCGGCGGTGCACCAAAAGGTTCTTACAGCAAGGCAGAACGCGGCACCTACATCTCCGCATCCAAAACATGCGGGCGGATCAAAGTAACCGACCCGAACCCCAAATGGGTGATGGAGCAAATGCCCATGCCACGAGTGATGTCCGACATGATAATCCTACCGACCGGCGACGTACTCCTCATCAACGGCGCCTCAAACGGCACAGCTGGGTGGGAGGACGGTCGAAACCCGGTTCTGAACCCGGTTCTCTACAGAAGCTACGCATCGGACCCAAGTCAGAGGTTTTGGGTTCTGAACCCTTCCAGAACTCCAAGAATGTACCACTCCGGTGCAGTGTTGGTACCAGATGGGCGTGTGATAGTTGGAGGCAGCAACCCTCATCGCGTCTACAACTTCACAGCATACCCTTACCCTACAGAGTTGGGCCTGGAGGCATTTTCTCCACCATACCTGGCCCCCCGCTACTCATATCTCCGCCCTTCCATCTTATCAATCGAGACACCCCAGAACGTGCTACTCTATCGGGGATCCTTCTCCATTTCGTTGACGTTGTCTCTGTATCTGCGGAGCAGGGGGATTGAGGTTATGATCATGACGCCCTCCTTTACTACACATTCATTTGCGATGAATCAGAGGGCGGTGGTGTTGAACGTGACGAGCATGGCTCAGTTGTCGCTGTTTGCGTATAAGCTTGTGGTGAGCGGGCCCCAGAAAACCGCCATTGCGCCGCCTGGATATTACATGTTGTTTGTGGTCCATGCTGGAACTCCCAGCCAAGGTGTTTGGGTGAAGGTGCAGTGA